A single region of the Glycine max cultivar Williams 82 chromosome 20, Glycine_max_v4.0, whole genome shotgun sequence genome encodes:
- the LOC100500308 gene encoding EF hand calcium-binding family protein yields MADILSEEQIVDFKEAFGLFDKDGDGCITVEELATVIRSLDQNPTEEELQDMISEVDADGNGTIEFDEFLSLMAKKVKDTDAEEELKEAFKVFDKDQNGYISASELRHVMINLGEKLTDEEVEQMIKEADLDGDGQVNYDEFVKMMMTVR; encoded by the exons ATGGCAGATATCCTGAGTGAAGAACAGATTGTTGATTTTAAAGAGGCCTTTGGCTTGTTTGACAAAGATGGGGATG GTTGCATTACTGTGGAAGAACTTGCCACTGTTATTCGGTCGTTGGATCAGAACCCCACCGAAGAAGAGCTCCAAGATATGATAAGCGAAGTGGATGCAGATGGCAACGGAACCATTGAATTCGATGAGTTCTTGAGCTTGATGGCCAAGAAAGTGAAA GACACCGATGCAGAGGAGGAGCTCAAAGAGGCTTTCAAGGTTTTTGACAAAGATCAAAATGGCTACATATCAGCTAGTGAg TTGAGACACGTAATGATCAATCTAGGAGAAAAACTAACCGATGAGGAGGTGGAGCAGATGATTAAAGAAGCAGATTTGGATGGTGATGGCCAAGTTAACTATGATGAATTCGTCAAGATGATGATGACCGTTCGATGA